The proteins below come from a single Mercenaria mercenaria strain notata chromosome 3, MADL_Memer_1, whole genome shotgun sequence genomic window:
- the LOC123524965 gene encoding uncharacterized protein LOC123524965 isoform X2 — MGPQEDYIETVFTCEGDYHDPHLKDRLEDFQKSLKDLLLTDKKKLILKKVEPWNSVRVTFKIPREAASRLKQLAQQGNATLRELGVLAVKIEDQNISLTIAGRNNERTQLVFRTGDAIQATTPSVSVYNTNSPSLDEIGPQGPGPSHVDVTSKNIADYLRQGPSLLDSLFNQQLSDRHMEGTRAKVNSILTEHGLGQHRTFQQTASKPSHHNNPSTSSPSVNSVSPSRSPVGSGGLKFPQLPGMPPGLPPGMPPGPPRHALDNLPPPPPYPEGSSYMNNLQKLRLSSAGTSPLLVNLLQNDPSLSSLLGAGRLPPNLDPDLLQPPKKKRKPRKPKEKKKKEGELMSVPNAVIPGTSTEVSSVASLTASTHTTSAVINRNLNPSVKEQGFQNVSQALIHGKNIQTEQNLPLTSPGVCRKEECDTTGKIINPVTGLLEPMDLSDTSPSKSEGDKNSPRSLMNKVGLTGDHRLDSAHGDVGRTAELQGRLENPNQGIQKQLTEQLNSHSVASSEHSLKPFSSSHISKNVSIQKHYPEGVKNDMLTKGRLKNDIMPSHSNLEQIVPKSEHEVTKERPEDKCDNLSALELTKKADSNKSEKLPQENDSTSIPLQLLNKPLLQIKHDSMIKSSGSPDSNGDSECSNLDTQNGPETGSHPGPHLDVRCYNNDSGVGSCSERSDDTPSEHGDNDFKSGNHNSFECAKTPNIDSLKQAPPPNAKNMIVGFALEETQKNHKHVTEKAILNSVFERVKMKSEKMEMCSTSQSQQLHNNWSDESLQFANNVENRVKQAVYESIHRKSPKMSTNLPNSLHHAVGGQFPMQGSESSMQKKKSSPRNSPRGNCSPRNPSSPRNPGSPRGGGSPRSSEQTQQGSNNRQSFRTNQEVPAHMSSRESHSKSPYSELNKSEQRRSPFHMLSTPHSVAAAAAASMSGILGAHMNHVDALHHGGVEPCTVSPQCNIDSIALLKSFEAYAQPHLSQLMAANKDPGFLQKLEDLKPFFQKLQQHAASRTAATSVANGLENLNHTSRSQSAMSHLTKSSVGSTVTDIHSVSESPVMPNSLHAGQCNTNVLTSLKNDKESNSLHTKVNKVVTEEQKIVSSVSSRRSSPGAATSTSVSMHSFDSSLPPPKRLTESVQKLFPLPLFDTSLPHVNRRSPSSSASVTRTSSSHMAPGNANTRGSAPLMSTSFSTSNTRNFLAETSVLDIDSITPSITAVSIGPIDFHSDTSRKVGLDAINLEHKGITPSLSSVDSQPVSMAYPGVVSSSATKLVPAVTGSIPSHKLGDSGGNSLNSSVTQYSSSRTETTSSSLAVSSVNEIKTPLCNSETKMAGNSAVQSKSNNCQTSSSGLGPPVLHPQTVSQPLQLNLDKSKSRYSQMGLSEMLQETANLPAPTAATTTSHPVQPIKTPTSVASVSSGPDKTLPVNFIENLQSNIEPQRQANSPAVETKKLNCDEKSEKQKDSSNAGTKVGVDDSDIPKLKRQPSLSFSSKPGPVMRSTLSSDSCDSDLNRSQDSCSSNNLTPPVLIAVSEFQEGKSASEKDPLLVKSEVENHTENTNLINTSIDIQSPTGSTVNTGIENVTEGLKDQAVDVTEEKPLILLVNNDTSIISGINSIHEDSETSQTVGVQRQKSLRKRRASSESIEEKSEGAARQLRSRKRTNTCENDGNVPEDAKKLKLDPNTEVSNKTESAKDKNVLSAKPSYVSPVQEAKIVDEPNTQTESIKAGLRTRTNSKNMQEEKPKLPAVRESRKDSKVVSGKGVVEKKAEVAKIEEMKRNQQTRRNRQSPSAPALEKQAGTNVVREKSPLRGSRTRGRNSPVVMENCEESQENKRTTRSAKSKETKAEGTTAPAGKVTAANKRRRTSQDHR, encoded by the exons ATGGGTCCCCAGGAGGACTACATTGAGACTGTGTTCACCTGTGAGGGAGATTACCACGATCCACATCTCAAGGATCGACTCGAGGATTTCCAGAAAAGTCTGAAGGACCTCCTACTCACAG ATAAGAAGAAGCTGATTTTGAAAAAGGTAGAGCCTTGGAATAGCGTCCGCGTAACATTCAAGATTCCAAGAGAGGCAGCGTCTCGATTGAAACAACTTGCTCAGCAGGGAAATGCCACTCTTAGGGAATTAGGCGTTCTTGCTGTAAAGATAGAAGATCAGAACATTTCCCTTACAATAGCTGGACGAAATAATGAAAGAACTCAACTTGTGTTCAGAACAGGGGATGCAATCCAAGCAACTACTCCATCAGTCTCAGTGTATAATACAAACTCACCATCTTTAGATGAAATAGGTCCTCAGGGGCCAGGACCTAGTCATGTAGATGTGACTAGTAAAAACATTGCGGATTATTTAAGACAAGGGCCTTCATTGTTAGATTCATTATTCAATCAGCAGTTGAGTGATCGGCATATGGAAGGAACAAGAGCAAAAGTTAACAGTATATTAACAGAACACGGCCTAGGGCAGCATAGAACTTTTCAGCAGACAGCAAGTAAACCTAGTCATCATAACAATCCATCAACTTCAAGTCCATCAGTTAATTCAGTGAGTCCTAGCAGGAGTCCGGTGGGGTCGGGAGGGCTCAAGTTTCCGCAGTTACCTGGTATGCCACCTGGTTTACCACCAGGGATGCCCCCTGGACCTCCAAGGCATGCCCTGGACAACCTTCCTCCACCACCCCCTTACCCTGAAGGCAGCTCATATATGAACAATCTCCAGAAGTTGCGACTGAGTAGTGCAGGGACGAGTCCTCTTTTGGTAAACTTATTGCAAAATGATCCAAGTTTATCAAGTTTACTTGGGGCTGGACGATTGCCCCCAAATTTAGACCCAGATCTATTACAACCACCGAAGAAAAAGAGAAAACCGAGAAAAcctaaagaaaagaaaaagaaagaagggGAGCTAATGTCAGTTCCAAATGCTGTTATACCGGGAACTTCAACAGAGGTTTCTAGTGTAGCTTCTTTGACGGCGTCAACACATACAACTTCAGCTGTCATCAATCGTAATTTGAATCCATCAGTTAAAGAACAAGGCTTTCAGAATGTTTCTCAGGCACTTATACATGGTAAAAACATACAGACTGAACAAAATTTGCCATTGACTAGTCCAGGTGTGTGTCGTAAAGAGGAATGTGATACTACTGGCAAAATTATTAATCCAGTTACAGGACTTCTAGAGCCCATGGATTTATCAGACACAAGTCCATCTAAAAGTGAAGGTGATAAAAATTCTCCGCGATCTCTTATGAATAAGGTAGGACTTACTGGTGATCACAGACTTGATAGTGCACATGGGGATGTAGGTCGCACAGCAGAACTTCAGGGTAGATTAGAAAACCCCAATCAGGGCATCCAAAAACAGTTAACTGAACAGTTAAATTCTCATAGTGTAGCTTCAAGTGAACATAGTTTAAAGCCTTTTAGTTCTAGTCACATTagtaaaaatgtttcaatacaaAAACACTACCCTGAAGGTGTGAAAAATGATATGTTGACAAAAGGGCGATTGAAAAATGACATAATGCCCTCACATAGTAACTTAGAACAAATTGTACCAAAAAGTGAACATGAAGTGACAAAAGAAAGGCCTGAAGACAAGTGTGATAACTTAAGTGCTTTGGAATTGACAAAGAAAGCTGATTCTAATAAGAGTGAAAAATTACCTCAGGAAAATGACTCTACATCTATTCCCCTTCAATTGCTCAATAAACCGTTGTTACAAATTAAACATGACAGTATGATTAAGTCATCTGGGTCGCCGGACAGTAACGGAGACTCAGAGTGTTCAAATCTAGATACTCAGAATGGCCCCGAAACTGGCAGTCACCCGGGTCCTCATTTAGACGTGCGTTGTTACAACAACGACTCTGGTGTTGGCAGTTGTTCTGAGAGGTCAGATGATACACCGTCCGAACATGGAGATAATGACTTTAAATCTGGGAATCACAACTCATTTGAATGTGCCAAAACTCCAAATATAGATTCTCTTAAACAAGCTCCACCACCAAATGCTAAAAATATGATTGTAGGTTTTGCTTTAGAAGAAACTCAGAAAAATCATAAACATGTCACTGAGAAGGCCATTTTGAACTCGGTTTTCGAAAGGGtgaaaatgaaaagtgaaaaaatggAAATGTGTTCTACTAGTCAGTCACAACAATTGCATAACAACTGGTCAGATGAATCATTGCAGTTCGCTAACAATGTAGAAAACCGAGTAAAACAGGCGGTGTATGAAAGCATCCATAGAAAAAGTCCAAAAATGTCAACAAATTTACCAAACTCTTTGCATCATGCTGTTGGAGGGCAGTTTCCTATGCAAG GTTCAGAGTCATCTATGCAGAAAAAGAAATCTAGCCCACGTAACAGCCCAAGAGGTAATTGTAGCCCTCGTAATCCTAGTAGCCCACGCAATCCAGGTAGCCCAAGGGGAGGTGGTAGCCCTAGAAGTTCAGAACAGACCCAGCAGGGAAGTAATAATCGTCAGTCATTCCGTACCAACCAAGAAGTACCAGCACATATGTCGTCAAGGGAGTCTCACAGTAAATCACCTTACAGTGAATTAAACAAATCCGAACAAAGGCGATCACCATTTCATATGTTGTCAACTCCCCATTCAGTAGCTGCAGCGGCAGCAGCAAGCATGTCTGGGATTCTAGGGGCCCACATGAATCATGTTGATGCATTGCATCATGGTGGTGTTGAACCTTGTACAGTTTCACCACAGTGCAATATAGACAGCATAGCGCTTTTGAAATCCTTTGAAGCCTATGCTCAGCCCCATCTCAGCCAACTCATGGCTGCAAACAAGGATCCAGGTTTTCTTCAAAAACTCGAAGATTTgaaacctttttttcaaaaattgcaacAACATGCAGCTTCTCGGACAGCTGCAACCTCAGTAGCAAACGGTCTGGAGAATTTAAATCATACTTCTAGGTCTCAGTCTGCAATGAGTCATTTGACAAAGTCAAGTGTTGGTTCAACTGTGACTGATATACATTCTGTCAGTGAAAGTCCTGTGATGCCAAATAGTTTACATGCTGGTCAGTGTAATACAAATGTGCTAACAtctttgaaaaatgataaagaaagtaatagtttacatacaaaagttaATAAAGTTGTGACAGAGGAACAAAAGATTGTTTCAAGTGTGTCATCTAGGAGGTCATCACCTGGTGCAGCTACAAGCACCTCTGTCTCAATGCATTCTTTTGATTCCTCATTACCTCCACCAAAGCGACTAACTGAGTCAGTGCAGAAGTTGTTTCCATTACCATTGTTTGACACGTCTCTACCTCATGTGAATCGCAGATCTCCGTCAAGTAGTGCCTCTGTGACGAGAACGAGTTCAAGTCACATGGCACCAGGCAATGCAAACACACGGGGATCAGCTCCATTGATGTCCACTTCATTTTCAACATCAAACACGCGAAATTTTCTGGCAGAAACTTCAGTGCTTGATATTGACTCTATCACTCCATCAATAACAGCAGTTAGCATTGGACCAATAGACTTTCACAGTGATACCTCTCGTAAAGTTGGCTTGGATGCTATAAATTTAGAACACAAAGGCATTACGCCAAGTTTATCATCGGTAGACTCTCAGCCAGTTAGCATGGCTTACCCGGGTGTTGTGTCGTCCTCTGCTACTAAATTAGTACCAGCTGTAACTGGTTCTATACCTTCACATAAATTAGGAGATTCTGGTGGAAATTCTTTAAACTCATCAGTGACTCAGTATAGTAGTTCTAGGACTGAAACAACTTCTAGCTCTCTAGCAGTTAGTAGTGTCAATGAAATTAAAACCCCATTGTGCAATAGTGAAACCAAAATGGCAGGCAATAGTGCAGTGCAGTCTAAAAGTAATAACTGTCAGACTTCCTCGTCTGGATTAGGCCCTCCAGTACTGCATCCACAGACTGTTAGTCAACCACTTCAGTTGAATTTGGATAAATCAAAAAGTAGGTATTCACAAATGGGGTTGTCTGAAATGCTTCAAGAAACGGCAAATCTTCCCGCACCTACTGCGGCAACTACAACATCGCATCCTGTTCAACCAATTAAAACACCTACATCAGTTGCAAGTGTAAGTTCAGGGCCTGATAAAACATTACCagttaattttattgaaaatttacagtCAAATATTGAGCCGCAGAGGCAAGCAAATAGCCCAGCAGTTGAAACAAAAAAGCTTAACTGTgatgaaaaaagtgaaaagcaAAAAGATTCATCAAATGCAGGGACTAAAGTAGGTGTTGATGATTCAGATATCCCTAAATTAAAACGTCAGCCTAGCCTTAGTTTTTCTAGTAAACCAGGGCCTGTTATGAGGTCAACATTGAGCAGTGATTCGTGTGATAGTGATCTGAATAGGTCACAAGATTCATGTTCATCTAATAATTTGACTCCTCCGGTACTTATAGCTGTGTCGGAATTTCAGGAAGGTAAATCAGCATCGGAAAAAGATCCTTTACTAGTGAAATCTGAGGTTGAAAATCATACTGAAAATACTAATTTAATAAACACTTCTATAGACATACAAAGCCCAACTGGGTCTACTGTGAATACAGGTATTGAAAATGTAACTGAAGGATTAAAAGATCAAGCAGTTGATGTAACTGAGGAAAAACCACTGATTCTGTTAGTAAATAATGATACAAGCATTATAAGTGGCATTAATTCTATTCATGAAGACTCTGAAACTTCTCAAACAGTTGGAGTCCAGAGACAGAAATCATTAAGAAAACGTAGGGCATCTTCTGAAAGTATTGAAGAAAAGTCTGAAGGTGCTGCAAGACAATTAAGAAGTAGAAAAAGAACTAATACTTGTGAAAATGATGGTAATGTTCCAGAAgatgcaaaaaaattaaaactagaTCCAAATACTGAGGTGTCTAATAAAACTGAAAGTGCTAAAGATAAAAATGTGCTAAGTGCTAAACCAAGTTATGTAAGTCCAGTGCAAGAAGCTAAAATTGTTGATGAACCTAATACTCAAACTGAATCAATAAAGGCAGGACTAAGAACTCGGACAAACTCTAAAAATATGCAGGAGGAAAAACCAAAGCTGCCAGCTGTGAGAGAAAGTCGAAAAGACAGTAAGGTGGTGTCTGGAAAAGGAGTTGTTGAGAAGAAGGCAGAAGTTGCAAAAATTGAGGAAATGAAGCGTAACCAGCAAACACGGAGAAACAGACAGTCACCATCTGCACCAGCCTTAGAAAAACAGGCAGGAACAAATG TTGTTAGAGAAAAATCTCCACTGCGAGGTAGTCGAACCAGAGGTCGTAATTCTCCAGTTGTTATGGAGAACTGTGAAGAGTCCCAAGAAAACAAACGAACCACAAGATCAGCCAAATCTAAGGAAACTAAAG cAGAGGGAACTACTGCACCAGCAGGCAAAGTTACAGCTGCCAATAAACGTCGAAGAACATCACAGGATCATAGGTAG
- the LOC123524965 gene encoding uncharacterized protein LOC123524965 isoform X1 — MVHRKRLQLTMGPQEDYIETVFTCEGDYHDPHLKDRLEDFQKSLKDLLLTDKKKLILKKVEPWNSVRVTFKIPREAASRLKQLAQQGNATLRELGVLAVKIEDQNISLTIAGRNNERTQLVFRTGDAIQATTPSVSVYNTNSPSLDEIGPQGPGPSHVDVTSKNIADYLRQGPSLLDSLFNQQLSDRHMEGTRAKVNSILTEHGLGQHRTFQQTASKPSHHNNPSTSSPSVNSVSPSRSPVGSGGLKFPQLPGMPPGLPPGMPPGPPRHALDNLPPPPPYPEGSSYMNNLQKLRLSSAGTSPLLVNLLQNDPSLSSLLGAGRLPPNLDPDLLQPPKKKRKPRKPKEKKKKEGELMSVPNAVIPGTSTEVSSVASLTASTHTTSAVINRNLNPSVKEQGFQNVSQALIHGKNIQTEQNLPLTSPGVCRKEECDTTGKIINPVTGLLEPMDLSDTSPSKSEGDKNSPRSLMNKVGLTGDHRLDSAHGDVGRTAELQGRLENPNQGIQKQLTEQLNSHSVASSEHSLKPFSSSHISKNVSIQKHYPEGVKNDMLTKGRLKNDIMPSHSNLEQIVPKSEHEVTKERPEDKCDNLSALELTKKADSNKSEKLPQENDSTSIPLQLLNKPLLQIKHDSMIKSSGSPDSNGDSECSNLDTQNGPETGSHPGPHLDVRCYNNDSGVGSCSERSDDTPSEHGDNDFKSGNHNSFECAKTPNIDSLKQAPPPNAKNMIVGFALEETQKNHKHVTEKAILNSVFERVKMKSEKMEMCSTSQSQQLHNNWSDESLQFANNVENRVKQAVYESIHRKSPKMSTNLPNSLHHAVGGQFPMQGSESSMQKKKSSPRNSPRGNCSPRNPSSPRNPGSPRGGGSPRSSEQTQQGSNNRQSFRTNQEVPAHMSSRESHSKSPYSELNKSEQRRSPFHMLSTPHSVAAAAAASMSGILGAHMNHVDALHHGGVEPCTVSPQCNIDSIALLKSFEAYAQPHLSQLMAANKDPGFLQKLEDLKPFFQKLQQHAASRTAATSVANGLENLNHTSRSQSAMSHLTKSSVGSTVTDIHSVSESPVMPNSLHAGQCNTNVLTSLKNDKESNSLHTKVNKVVTEEQKIVSSVSSRRSSPGAATSTSVSMHSFDSSLPPPKRLTESVQKLFPLPLFDTSLPHVNRRSPSSSASVTRTSSSHMAPGNANTRGSAPLMSTSFSTSNTRNFLAETSVLDIDSITPSITAVSIGPIDFHSDTSRKVGLDAINLEHKGITPSLSSVDSQPVSMAYPGVVSSSATKLVPAVTGSIPSHKLGDSGGNSLNSSVTQYSSSRTETTSSSLAVSSVNEIKTPLCNSETKMAGNSAVQSKSNNCQTSSSGLGPPVLHPQTVSQPLQLNLDKSKSRYSQMGLSEMLQETANLPAPTAATTTSHPVQPIKTPTSVASVSSGPDKTLPVNFIENLQSNIEPQRQANSPAVETKKLNCDEKSEKQKDSSNAGTKVGVDDSDIPKLKRQPSLSFSSKPGPVMRSTLSSDSCDSDLNRSQDSCSSNNLTPPVLIAVSEFQEGKSASEKDPLLVKSEVENHTENTNLINTSIDIQSPTGSTVNTGIENVTEGLKDQAVDVTEEKPLILLVNNDTSIISGINSIHEDSETSQTVGVQRQKSLRKRRASSESIEEKSEGAARQLRSRKRTNTCENDGNVPEDAKKLKLDPNTEVSNKTESAKDKNVLSAKPSYVSPVQEAKIVDEPNTQTESIKAGLRTRTNSKNMQEEKPKLPAVRESRKDSKVVSGKGVVEKKAEVAKIEEMKRNQQTRRNRQSPSAPALEKQAGTNVVREKSPLRGSRTRGRNSPVVMENCEESQENKRTTRSAKSKETKAEGTTAPAGKVTAANKRRRTSQDHR, encoded by the exons GCGACTTCAGTTGACGATGGGTCCCCAGGAGGACTACATTGAGACTGTGTTCACCTGTGAGGGAGATTACCACGATCCACATCTCAAGGATCGACTCGAGGATTTCCAGAAAAGTCTGAAGGACCTCCTACTCACAG ATAAGAAGAAGCTGATTTTGAAAAAGGTAGAGCCTTGGAATAGCGTCCGCGTAACATTCAAGATTCCAAGAGAGGCAGCGTCTCGATTGAAACAACTTGCTCAGCAGGGAAATGCCACTCTTAGGGAATTAGGCGTTCTTGCTGTAAAGATAGAAGATCAGAACATTTCCCTTACAATAGCTGGACGAAATAATGAAAGAACTCAACTTGTGTTCAGAACAGGGGATGCAATCCAAGCAACTACTCCATCAGTCTCAGTGTATAATACAAACTCACCATCTTTAGATGAAATAGGTCCTCAGGGGCCAGGACCTAGTCATGTAGATGTGACTAGTAAAAACATTGCGGATTATTTAAGACAAGGGCCTTCATTGTTAGATTCATTATTCAATCAGCAGTTGAGTGATCGGCATATGGAAGGAACAAGAGCAAAAGTTAACAGTATATTAACAGAACACGGCCTAGGGCAGCATAGAACTTTTCAGCAGACAGCAAGTAAACCTAGTCATCATAACAATCCATCAACTTCAAGTCCATCAGTTAATTCAGTGAGTCCTAGCAGGAGTCCGGTGGGGTCGGGAGGGCTCAAGTTTCCGCAGTTACCTGGTATGCCACCTGGTTTACCACCAGGGATGCCCCCTGGACCTCCAAGGCATGCCCTGGACAACCTTCCTCCACCACCCCCTTACCCTGAAGGCAGCTCATATATGAACAATCTCCAGAAGTTGCGACTGAGTAGTGCAGGGACGAGTCCTCTTTTGGTAAACTTATTGCAAAATGATCCAAGTTTATCAAGTTTACTTGGGGCTGGACGATTGCCCCCAAATTTAGACCCAGATCTATTACAACCACCGAAGAAAAAGAGAAAACCGAGAAAAcctaaagaaaagaaaaagaaagaagggGAGCTAATGTCAGTTCCAAATGCTGTTATACCGGGAACTTCAACAGAGGTTTCTAGTGTAGCTTCTTTGACGGCGTCAACACATACAACTTCAGCTGTCATCAATCGTAATTTGAATCCATCAGTTAAAGAACAAGGCTTTCAGAATGTTTCTCAGGCACTTATACATGGTAAAAACATACAGACTGAACAAAATTTGCCATTGACTAGTCCAGGTGTGTGTCGTAAAGAGGAATGTGATACTACTGGCAAAATTATTAATCCAGTTACAGGACTTCTAGAGCCCATGGATTTATCAGACACAAGTCCATCTAAAAGTGAAGGTGATAAAAATTCTCCGCGATCTCTTATGAATAAGGTAGGACTTACTGGTGATCACAGACTTGATAGTGCACATGGGGATGTAGGTCGCACAGCAGAACTTCAGGGTAGATTAGAAAACCCCAATCAGGGCATCCAAAAACAGTTAACTGAACAGTTAAATTCTCATAGTGTAGCTTCAAGTGAACATAGTTTAAAGCCTTTTAGTTCTAGTCACATTagtaaaaatgtttcaatacaaAAACACTACCCTGAAGGTGTGAAAAATGATATGTTGACAAAAGGGCGATTGAAAAATGACATAATGCCCTCACATAGTAACTTAGAACAAATTGTACCAAAAAGTGAACATGAAGTGACAAAAGAAAGGCCTGAAGACAAGTGTGATAACTTAAGTGCTTTGGAATTGACAAAGAAAGCTGATTCTAATAAGAGTGAAAAATTACCTCAGGAAAATGACTCTACATCTATTCCCCTTCAATTGCTCAATAAACCGTTGTTACAAATTAAACATGACAGTATGATTAAGTCATCTGGGTCGCCGGACAGTAACGGAGACTCAGAGTGTTCAAATCTAGATACTCAGAATGGCCCCGAAACTGGCAGTCACCCGGGTCCTCATTTAGACGTGCGTTGTTACAACAACGACTCTGGTGTTGGCAGTTGTTCTGAGAGGTCAGATGATACACCGTCCGAACATGGAGATAATGACTTTAAATCTGGGAATCACAACTCATTTGAATGTGCCAAAACTCCAAATATAGATTCTCTTAAACAAGCTCCACCACCAAATGCTAAAAATATGATTGTAGGTTTTGCTTTAGAAGAAACTCAGAAAAATCATAAACATGTCACTGAGAAGGCCATTTTGAACTCGGTTTTCGAAAGGGtgaaaatgaaaagtgaaaaaatggAAATGTGTTCTACTAGTCAGTCACAACAATTGCATAACAACTGGTCAGATGAATCATTGCAGTTCGCTAACAATGTAGAAAACCGAGTAAAACAGGCGGTGTATGAAAGCATCCATAGAAAAAGTCCAAAAATGTCAACAAATTTACCAAACTCTTTGCATCATGCTGTTGGAGGGCAGTTTCCTATGCAAG GTTCAGAGTCATCTATGCAGAAAAAGAAATCTAGCCCACGTAACAGCCCAAGAGGTAATTGTAGCCCTCGTAATCCTAGTAGCCCACGCAATCCAGGTAGCCCAAGGGGAGGTGGTAGCCCTAGAAGTTCAGAACAGACCCAGCAGGGAAGTAATAATCGTCAGTCATTCCGTACCAACCAAGAAGTACCAGCACATATGTCGTCAAGGGAGTCTCACAGTAAATCACCTTACAGTGAATTAAACAAATCCGAACAAAGGCGATCACCATTTCATATGTTGTCAACTCCCCATTCAGTAGCTGCAGCGGCAGCAGCAAGCATGTCTGGGATTCTAGGGGCCCACATGAATCATGTTGATGCATTGCATCATGGTGGTGTTGAACCTTGTACAGTTTCACCACAGTGCAATATAGACAGCATAGCGCTTTTGAAATCCTTTGAAGCCTATGCTCAGCCCCATCTCAGCCAACTCATGGCTGCAAACAAGGATCCAGGTTTTCTTCAAAAACTCGAAGATTTgaaacctttttttcaaaaattgcaacAACATGCAGCTTCTCGGACAGCTGCAACCTCAGTAGCAAACGGTCTGGAGAATTTAAATCATACTTCTAGGTCTCAGTCTGCAATGAGTCATTTGACAAAGTCAAGTGTTGGTTCAACTGTGACTGATATACATTCTGTCAGTGAAAGTCCTGTGATGCCAAATAGTTTACATGCTGGTCAGTGTAATACAAATGTGCTAACAtctttgaaaaatgataaagaaagtaatagtttacatacaaaagttaATAAAGTTGTGACAGAGGAACAAAAGATTGTTTCAAGTGTGTCATCTAGGAGGTCATCACCTGGTGCAGCTACAAGCACCTCTGTCTCAATGCATTCTTTTGATTCCTCATTACCTCCACCAAAGCGACTAACTGAGTCAGTGCAGAAGTTGTTTCCATTACCATTGTTTGACACGTCTCTACCTCATGTGAATCGCAGATCTCCGTCAAGTAGTGCCTCTGTGACGAGAACGAGTTCAAGTCACATGGCACCAGGCAATGCAAACACACGGGGATCAGCTCCATTGATGTCCACTTCATTTTCAACATCAAACACGCGAAATTTTCTGGCAGAAACTTCAGTGCTTGATATTGACTCTATCACTCCATCAATAACAGCAGTTAGCATTGGACCAATAGACTTTCACAGTGATACCTCTCGTAAAGTTGGCTTGGATGCTATAAATTTAGAACACAAAGGCATTACGCCAAGTTTATCATCGGTAGACTCTCAGCCAGTTAGCATGGCTTACCCGGGTGTTGTGTCGTCCTCTGCTACTAAATTAGTACCAGCTGTAACTGGTTCTATACCTTCACATAAATTAGGAGATTCTGGTGGAAATTCTTTAAACTCATCAGTGACTCAGTATAGTAGTTCTAGGACTGAAACAACTTCTAGCTCTCTAGCAGTTAGTAGTGTCAATGAAATTAAAACCCCATTGTGCAATAGTGAAACCAAAATGGCAGGCAATAGTGCAGTGCAGTCTAAAAGTAATAACTGTCAGACTTCCTCGTCTGGATTAGGCCCTCCAGTACTGCATCCACAGACTGTTAGTCAACCACTTCAGTTGAATTTGGATAAATCAAAAAGTAGGTATTCACAAATGGGGTTGTCTGAAATGCTTCAAGAAACGGCAAATCTTCCCGCACCTACTGCGGCAACTACAACATCGCATCCTGTTCAACCAATTAAAACACCTACATCAGTTGCAAGTGTAAGTTCAGGGCCTGATAAAACATTACCagttaattttattgaaaatttacagtCAAATATTGAGCCGCAGAGGCAAGCAAATAGCCCAGCAGTTGAAACAAAAAAGCTTAACTGTgatgaaaaaagtgaaaagcaAAAAGATTCATCAAATGCAGGGACTAAAGTAGGTGTTGATGATTCAGATATCCCTAAATTAAAACGTCAGCCTAGCCTTAGTTTTTCTAGTAAACCAGGGCCTGTTATGAGGTCAACATTGAGCAGTGATTCGTGTGATAGTGATCTGAATAGGTCACAAGATTCATGTTCATCTAATAATTTGACTCCTCCGGTACTTATAGCTGTGTCGGAATTTCAGGAAGGTAAATCAGCATCGGAAAAAGATCCTTTACTAGTGAAATCTGAGGTTGAAAATCATACTGAAAATACTAATTTAATAAACACTTCTATAGACATACAAAGCCCAACTGGGTCTACTGTGAATACAGGTATTGAAAATGTAACTGAAGGATTAAAAGATCAAGCAGTTGATGTAACTGAGGAAAAACCACTGATTCTGTTAGTAAATAATGATACAAGCATTATAAGTGGCATTAATTCTATTCATGAAGACTCTGAAACTTCTCAAACAGTTGGAGTCCAGAGACAGAAATCATTAAGAAAACGTAGGGCATCTTCTGAAAGTATTGAAGAAAAGTCTGAAGGTGCTGCAAGACAATTAAGAAGTAGAAAAAGAACTAATACTTGTGAAAATGATGGTAATGTTCCAGAAgatgcaaaaaaattaaaactagaTCCAAATACTGAGGTGTCTAATAAAACTGAAAGTGCTAAAGATAAAAATGTGCTAAGTGCTAAACCAAGTTATGTAAGTCCAGTGCAAGAAGCTAAAATTGTTGATGAACCTAATACTCAAACTGAATCAATAAAGGCAGGACTAAGAACTCGGACAAACTCTAAAAATATGCAGGAGGAAAAACCAAAGCTGCCAGCTGTGAGAGAAAGTCGAAAAGACAGTAAGGTGGTGTCTGGAAAAGGAGTTGTTGAGAAGAAGGCAGAAGTTGCAAAAATTGAGGAAATGAAGCGTAACCAGCAAACACGGAGAAACAGACAGTCACCATCTGCACCAGCCTTAGAAAAACAGGCAGGAACAAATG TTGTTAGAGAAAAATCTCCACTGCGAGGTAGTCGAACCAGAGGTCGTAATTCTCCAGTTGTTATGGAGAACTGTGAAGAGTCCCAAGAAAACAAACGAACCACAAGATCAGCCAAATCTAAGGAAACTAAAG cAGAGGGAACTACTGCACCAGCAGGCAAAGTTACAGCTGCCAATAAACGTCGAAGAACATCACAGGATCATAGGTAG